In Sorex araneus isolate mSorAra2 chromosome 11, mSorAra2.pri, whole genome shotgun sequence, the sequence GGTGCGGTTCTGAGCGCCCCCAATCTTGCCGATGCTGTGCAAGCTGCAGAGCGCGCACGGCTCGCTCGAGCCACCGAAGGCCATGAGCTGGTCCGGTACCACGTGCACCGCGATGTACTGCGGGGGGAGCGGACGGGAGCTGCGGCCCCGGCTTGCTGACCCCAACGCCCTCGCGGGGCTCCGGGCGCCGCCCGGCCTCCCCCCCACCATCACCATGACCACCCTTCCCCCTTCCCGGGCCGGGTCTGGTGCCGGGTCGCCcaccccgccgccgcccccagcccgggaccctctccctgccccattcTAGCAAACCTGGGCCGGCTTGCCCGTGGCCTGCGCCAGCTGCTGCGTGAGCTCGGCGAGGAGCCCGTCGGGCACCGAGGCCCGGGGCACGTTGGTATTCACAACGAACATCGGCATGATGGCGGAGGAGCAGCGAAAACTGGAGCTGACCGACACGCGCGCCGCCGCTGCCCGGGTCCCTGAGCTACGTGCCCGCCGACCCGCGCCGCCCCGGAACCGCTGaggccccgccccgagccccgcccccaaGGCCCCGCCTCCGGTGACGTCACTGCGGCCTCGCGCCTGCGCGCCGCCGGAGCTCTAAATCCCCGCTGTTTACACAATGATTCGGATTCGGAAGTTAACCGGACACACGGCCTCCCCAGCCGAGTTGGATTTTGCGTATCCCTAGTCCTGAGGGGCGAGCGGGTCACCCTTTGTAGCCTCGGGACTCCGGTCCTGACCTTGCGTGCCTGATAGCATGTGAGAGACCCCACCGACGGAGCACCAGGGTCCGAGTCCGCCCCCAGACTGCCCGCCCTCCACAGCTCTGCAGGTCTGAGGACGGAACGCCAGTTGCCCCTGGCAGCCCCACTCTGGGCAGCTGGTCTCCTGAGGCCTTTCCAGGGCCCTTAGTGACCCGGCTCTCCCCCACTCGTGGTGAACTGGGAGCCGAGGGACTCCAGAAGAGGTGAATggtggtgccccctcccccaggttgCAGGACCCTCAGTTTGATGGCAATACTGAAGACGAGGGGTGGATTCGCAGTCCTGGACAGTCGCCCGGGCTAAGGGGCCAGCCTCGTCCCTCCTCCATGAGCCCCTGGACAAGCTGCTGCTCTCCAGTGCCGGCGGGGGCGTGCTGCTCTCTGCCAACTCTGCCCCTGGGCTCTGACGAGTGCGGTCCAGTTCAGGTGCTCAATACTAGCCAGAACAATGGTCTTGTGACAGCTCGAGGACACACCGAGTGTGGGAGCAGGTCGGGAGGTCCCAAGGCCCAGTTATGCCCATGGGTATTGATTGCCGCAGTGGGGCCTCTCCATAACCATAGGGTGCCTATGCCagggctctgccacccctgccgTTCCGGGGCCTTGTCTCCAGCTCTGCACTCTACACCAGAAGTCAACTCGGCACTTGCACTCTGTGTATCATATCCAAATGCACAACTTTTGCTCCCTGATGGACTAGCAGTGAAATATGCCTTCCTcacctgtgccctgtgccctcaCCTCTTTCCCATCGCGACCACCTTCCTCTAAACTGGCCTGACCTACCGAGAGCCTGTTACAGCCCCTGCAGTAGACTTCCTGGTACCTTTCCCCTGCCCTCAAGAGTTATTGATGTCAGGCTGCTCCCACGCTGATCAGGGCCCCTTCTGAGCCATTTTCAGCTGCTCTTACCTCAGCCCCCTAGTTCTAGAAGGGCagctgagggggggggggtgataTAATTCCGAGTGTAACTTGGACATTTGACttgcctctctgggcctcagtttcttcacccACTGAAGAATGATATCAATGTCCACTGTACGGAGGAATGCTGTGAGGACCCCGTGACAGCAGTAGCACTGTTGCCATGCCCAAGGCCTGGTCCATGCCCACATCTTGCACCCCCTACCCTTGTTCTTTGTGTCATCAGCTATCCTTTAGTGCCATGCTCCTGGCAAGGATGTGCTTTTCCCACCTTGCCTGGGACGCAAGAGAGATTTAAATCTTTGGCAAAGTAGGCTCGTTTGGGTCCTGAGACTGCCACCATGCCCTTCCCTGTGAGTTTCTCTGCAGATGGATAGGGTCTCTTTGCTGTGCGCTCACCTCCTGGGGCGTGCGGGGAGGGAGGCACAGGGCACAAGTCACACTTGCCCTAATTTCCAGAACCTGTGAATATGTTACGTCACATGGCAAAATGCACTTTGCAGTAATAGGGTAATAGACTTTAAAATGGGGAGATTGTCATGCGTTATCTGAATGGGTCCAATGTAAtcctttaaaaacagaattttttaatgtCAGAGATATGTGGCAAAAGGGCTGGTCTAGTAAAGGAGGAAAGGTCAGTGGGTGCCGCTGCTTTGAAGAagaggcgggggagaggggaggagaggggcactGTGGCACAACTGCAAGGATCTGAATTCTGCCGACAACCTGAATGAACTTGGAAATGGGTTTTTCCCATGACTGGCCATCCAGAGCCTGAGCTTTGCTCATGTTAGGCCTTTAGCAGAATACTCAGATGTTTCATCCTGGACTTGTGATCCACAGAAACGTGTGAGATAATAAATCTGTGTGGCGAACTGCTGTACTTGTGGTAGTGTTCTTTGAAGGAGAGAAAAGCAGTGCACTGGCATCAGTAAGGGACAGCGCCCGCATCCCAGCACACAGGAGCAGATGGCATGAGGAGACCCCTCGGCCGGCCTGCCCACCTGAGTTCGTGCCCCCCAGTGACTCTCAGCTCTGCCTGGTTAGAATCATCACTGCCCCAGAACCCCTGGCGACCAGGTGTGGCCGTGAGAGAGGTTGTGGCtcatggggaagggggggtggcaATTTGGGGGCAGGCTCTCCTGATGGAGGTGCCACCCTCTCTGTGTCCAGAGCTTGGACTCGGCTCCCAGATGTGCAGCCACTGTCAGGCGACCAGAGCTGGACAAACTCAGGGAAAGAGGTGGGGAAAGTAGTGACCTGAGTGCCTGTGCCCTGGCAGCTGACCAGCTGCTTGAGCTAAATGGCGGGGTCCCAGGGAAAGCGAGGCTCGCTCTGCCGAGCACGGCGTCAGGGTTCCCCTGCAGCCCCAGCAGGCAAGGTCCATGGGTGACCCTCTCGCTGTAATGATGGGTGTAATGTAATCCAGTGGGGTGGCTGCATGGGGGCAGATCCCGAGAAGGGGCAGGGTTGGAGTCGCGCACTCTGGTAGGAGGGCAAGGGTGAGGTGACAGGTGCTGCTGCCCTCCTGCAATCTCCCTGACCCCACCTGCCACTGGTGTCTTCCACCCTTTCCTCGGTGTCCCTCCCTGGCGACACAGGACTTCCCAGCCAGTTCTAGAGATCCAGTCACCCCACACTCACCAGTCCCATGCTTTCTCACTGGACGTGGAGAACGTTCCAGTAAAGATGCCCCCATCCCCTGCCATTGTTGAGCGGGGCTTATGGCTCCCCTAGTGTCCCTGCCCAACTGTACCCAGAGGTCCAGCTCCACAGGCTGCCAGGATGGGGCCATATCTTGGGAAGGGGAACCAGCCATCAGCATCAGGCTGACATGAACAGCAAGGGTTTGTATTGAATCTCCTAATCACTCTGGTTCGGGAGGGGGaaacccccagcagtgctcagggcttactcctggctctgtgctcagggaccactcctggcagggttagggaactatatgagttgccggggatcaaacccaggttggcctcaggcCAGGCAAGTACccactatctatctggccccatCTCTaaaccttaattttattttctcaaaatgagGATAGTCATTCCTTTCTCACAGAGTTGTGTGGATATTAAATGAGATTTAAACATAGCTTCTGGCACATAACAGCTGCCCAGTAAATGCTACTTGGTTTTACTGTGATAGGCTGTAGCAGAAACTGGGCTGACTGGACTGAACCCTgattggggggggcgggggggcggccaGTCAGAGGGAGTGATTATGCTGTCCTTCCCCTCGTGGCTTAAGAAgtctgttctggggctggagcaatagcacagcaggtagggcgtttgccttgcacgcggccgacccgggttcgatttccagcatcccgtatggtcccctgagcaccgctaggagtaattcctgagtgcatgagccaggagtaacccctgtgcattgccgggtgtgacccaaaaagcaaaaaaaaaaaaaaaaaagaagtctgttcTTCTGCAGACCCCCCAGAAGCTGGGGCCAGGCTGAAGGGGTCCTGCTAGGACACTGGCCGCCCCATTGCTGCACCACTGCAGCCAGCGGAATGGTGACCCAGACCCACACGGAGCAGCTGTGGCAAGTGGCCCCAGCAGGAATGCctgggctccccagggccccaccctGCCGGGACACCAACGCCAACATCAGGAGCTGTGCACCCTGTGAGCAGTGCTCCGAGCCTGCCCGGCCACCACTGGCCATCGCTTGCCGGCCCAGCATTGAGGCTTGGTCCTGGGCTGCACCCCAGGAAGCTGAGACTGGCGGCCCAGGTAACtagaatggagggagggatggggaccAAGAAGGCAGCAAACAAgtgtgcagggagaaaggaagaggacaCATTGGGCCTAGGGGCTGCTCGAGCAGGGTGGGGAGCATTTCAGGGGATTCATGGTTGCTAGAGACCAAGAGGATGAAATAGAGGATGAAATAGAAAGGGGTGGGCTGGAGGTCCCTCAGTCacggggctgtgggggtgggaagaCCAACCCAGGCGGGGCAGCTGGGTGTCGCCAAGGTCAATGAGGGAGGTCAGCGGGTTCTTGGGAATCAGGGTCGAGGGGGTCAGTTGGAGCACCAGGCACCGAGGAGCTGGCCAGCAGCAGGGCCAAGGCCTGTGGCTGCCACGAGCGTCCAGCAGGCTAAGGTGAGGCCTGGCAGACACTCTCAATCTGGCCTTGGCCCCTCAGAGTACTTCTTCCCTCTCCCGGGGCATCCCCATCTCTCCCTTTCCTGAGATAAAAAGGTACCCACGCTGGCTCCCTCCTCCCAACTCCTCCATCTTCATTACCCCCATCTGTCACCCAAATGCTCCAGGCCCTGTCCCTAGCTTGGTGCCCTAACAGGTCTCAACCCACACTAACTCATAAGGACCCCAAGCCCAGATATCCTGGGACTTGAGGAATCTTTTGCAGGCAGGAAGAATGACTGGTGTCTCTCACTGCCCATGCGGGACCTGGCTCCTGTAGGACCCCTGGGCCAGAACACACCGAAGGCAGACTGTGGCCCCTGGAGTGCCCTAGATTAGACCGGCATGATGGCTTCTTGGGGCTGCAGCCTTCCCACCCTTCAGGCTGAGTGGCCCTAGGGGTGACACACTCCAAGGGCTgaacctgggggcagggggagcgtcTGAGTGAGGTCCAGATGGGGACAGATGTGGGACAGCCCAGGATACCTATCCTGCTCCCAATTGGAGTGGCAGGGGATTCTAGGGTGTCCCAAGGGTAAGCTGGAGAGGCAGTCGGAGGGGGCGGCTGAGGGGCTGCAGGTAGAGCAGGGCGAGCTCACCAGTGGCTCCTGGGGGAGTCGAGTCTGCTGTcccccaaagtcacacagctgcATGCCTGCCCAGCTAAGGGCTCTAGCTctgtttgtttggagaccacaccccaAGGTCCCCGCAGGTTGGTTACTCCCTGCTGAGAGCTCGAGGGTCTCTCCTAGATGAACCAGATGAGGCCATCggcttcccacatgcagagcctgcacCAAAGCTGCTCTCGGGCACTGGAGTTCTCGCTAGAGGAGAGGGACCCAGAACAATCTCTCTCCTATGCAGTGAATCTTTGTAGGGAagtaacaaatgcccaaaagtaatAGAAAAGAAGAGCAGAAGAACTATTGTCTAGTTGAAAGTTTGGCACAGGCAGATGAGGTCAGGGAAGGGGCCATTtaagacattggtggaaggaagtggtcactctggggaAGGGGGTGATGGTATGCACGACACCCTCTAGAGTAGAACTGTAAAACACTgggcctaaaaggaaaaaaagaaaaagtgtcttccatagaggaaAGCTGTGGGGCTAGAGGGagctgtggacattggtggagggaagtgaacattAGAAAAGggcttgctggggctggagcaatagcacagcggggagggcatttgccttgcatgtggctggcccaggttccattcccagcatcccatatccccgagcaccgccaggagtaattcctgagtgaagagccaggagtaacccgtgagctgagaatcaccaggtgtgactcaaagagcaaaaaaacaaaaacaaaacaaaacaaaaaaaatagcgggtagggcgtttgccttgcacgcagccaacctgggttcgattcctagcatcccatatggtcccctgagcaccgccaggggtaattcctgaatgcagagccaggagtaacccctgtgcatcatcgggtgtgacccaaaaagaaagaaaaagggggggttgttattagaacattgtatacctgaacttaatttttaaaaaaatgttgtagctttgtaattcatgatgatccaataaacaaaaaataaaagtcagttcaggacaggagagatagtacagtgggaagggcatttgtcttgcacaagactgacagtgggggggggcagagggggaggggagactgggcaggacgtttgctttgcatgaagccaacccgggtttgatttccagcatcccatatggtcccccaagcaccgccaggagtaattcctgagtgaagaaccaggaataacccctgtgcatcaccgggtgtgacccaaaaagaaaaaaaaaaagaaagactgacCGGGATTCCATTGCCCGCACCACATATTGATCTCCCAAGTCCACTAGGGgtgatccaggagtcagccctgagcactgctgggtgtggcccaaaaaacaaagtcagCTCAAactcacatttttttgtttgttttgttttgttctgggaccacactcaggaatgctcagggcttactcctgactctatgtgcagggatcactcccagttgGCTTGGGTGACCCTCTGGGGAGGtgcaaactgaggttggctgtgtgcaaagcaagtgcccaacccgctgtactctcaATCCCTCAAGCTCTCCTCTGAGACCTTCCCGAAATCTCCCTTCAGGGTTTCTCTCCCCAGAAAACCCTCTACCTGCCAGTTAGCTTGGTCACAGCTTCCTGTTCAAGGCCATTCCAATTCTTCCAATGATCAACTGAGCATTTTTAACCTACGTGTcaaggtggggggcagtgggaaggggtgggggacagggcggTTGAGGGTGAGCAAGTGGTGTTTTCAACAATTGATGCTGGGAATGCTGAGAATccattaacaaaaaagaaaactcaaattttacttcacaccatatattttaaaaaacctcaaaattgatcatcaacataa encodes:
- the MIF gene encoding macrophage migration inhibitory factor; this translates as MPMFVVNTNVPRASVPDGLLAELTQQLAQATGKPAQYIAVHVVPDQLMAFGGSSEPCALCSLHSIGKIGGAQNRTYSKLLCNLLTERLRISPDRIYINYYDMNAANVGWNGATFA